The DNA segment ATGAGAGCCTCTATCTCTGTGTGTAGTGGCGATTGACTCGCTCTCGTATTCCTTGCTCCCATTAGTCCATCGAAATCTTCCAGGGTACTGTACCATCCTTGTCCTGAATATTTATCCTCTGTTTTCCAAGATCCGTCCGTAAAACACCATCGACCTGGTATACTCGGTATTGCCAAAGGTACTGGAACTTGGGTGCGGTCCGTACTCTGAGTCTGAGAGTTTTGTGCTTCCGCCCAAAGTAACGATTCCGTTTCTGCCAATTTGAGAGTATCTCTTGGATCCATATCCAAATctgcactattattattatgttattataattaatgatgtgatgtattgctaaagtaaaataattaaataaatttgttaaactgagtgaaatataaaaatacaattaatgtatttatattaatgaaattactaaaaatacactatacatttttttatacTGATATCTATGTTTCAAAACAATTCACATTTATACTGTTATCTATATTTCCAAATAGTATCAAAAAATACTTCATTTTTAATACTATAGATATTAATCTTTCGAATATAATATCCAATTAATTTTACAACCCATCAACAATCAGTTTATACGAGGTCTTCCTACACTATATGTATTCTATGTCACACAATCTCAAATACTGCAGtcggttaatttttttttttttgagaatttggttatattattaatatcatATCCTTCCATTACATTCCTATTACATCTAATATACATTCCAAGAAAACTGAAATTTTACATTCAACTAGATTTTTCagttcattttataaatatataacatagaCCATAGCAAAactttcaaatatataatttacattttaatgttatatattgtataaatatataatgttattggttatgtttcttattcgatattattaatgtataataatttgttttatacattttactttattattaactgttattatatattaatatattttcgagtttgataaaataaattcatagtatgaaataaacaaatttagaaTCTCCTTAATTTTTTCTAATATGTACAGACtgaatacaatacattttaaaattttatttagttatactatagaactgatattttcttaggataatttatatttctatgttatttattttagaatattgtaggattttataagtaaaatagattataataatactatattattaattatgaaatcaatcgctgcattaatttcaaaatattttaaaattttattaagattttgttagattttttccaacatattttgtaaataaaatttgaatttacagttaaaatttatttattaatatctatataatttataagattttttagaaatattatatattaaatagattaacttaaataatcaaatagatgcaattgatgaaatagacctagtataaattgtttatggtatttattttaataaagaagatatagaatataataataaaatttgaaaagtaGCATACACTTTTaggttattttgttttataaaaaaaatattatttaaattaatgtataatagtatatattattaattacgaaattaatcaattgtattaatttaaataaaatattttaaatttttagaaagattttgttagatgttttctcaacattttgttataactaaaactaaaatttaaatttacagttaaaattgatttattattaatatctttatatatttaatagattaatgtaaatataatatctttatatatttaatagattaatgtaaatataatatctttatatatttaatagattaatgtaaataattaaataaatgtaattaatgaaatgaACCTAATAAGATTAGTATGACTTTTTTAtgatagataaaaatggtacttttattttaataaagaagatatCCAATAGAAAAGTCATTTATATATGTGAGTTTTTTTGgaaatatacaataatatttaaagTATTTTCCAAATCTTGATTTATGAAGGAAGTATTTTCCAAATCTATGTTTGAGTTAATTAATCAATCGCGGTGTCTTACTATTCAAAAAATTGAATAGAGTGAATCCCTCTTCTTTCAATATCCAACAAATAATCTATGTTTTCcgggaaaaaaaatattaagattttCGGTTGTTCAAACAATTTGAAATTTTACAATATATACCAGAAATATTCATCTTTGTAGGCtgtcttatatattattattattagatgGATATATAGATTGGTTACGTCTCCTAAATATGCTAAAGAACAATTTCACTGATATATTCAACCAAATAATTTTAATCGATCtacatttatgtttttcttcATGAATTCAAATACTTTAACAATAAAATCAATATTTCACGCCTAATACCATAATCAGTTATAGAAATTTCTTCagcatttattttaatattttattaactaaacATTTATGGAGAATTTTGTTCCCATAATTTTAAGTTTCTTTGTGATTTTGTAAATATCCGAACTTATTCTACaagttatttttcttataataaagCCATCAACTGCTTACTATAATTACCATAAAATCCATATCTACCCAGCTCTTAATATCGAGATCATTATGTCGAAAATAAATCTCCAAATCATGATGGCACCTACcatgatttttttctgttttccaaatttttgtcaatttttttttaatttttccaatataattacaaacaattaaaaaaactttttaatgtattttcaaaaaaaaaagttttggaattttgaaaaaaaaattaaaataggtCTAAGCGGATCTTAAAAGGGCAATATAATTATCATGGTCTAAATAGACAACCTTATTAGATCTTAAAATTTAATAGTTCTTTGCGGTTGAAATTTTAAATGGGACATGTTTAAACAGAGAGGATTTGCTTATTTTAGCATATCTAAccattgtgacaaaaaaaaaagcatatctaaccaaaaatatcaaatatgatTAAGCGAATCTAAAAAAGATTAATATAATTATCGTGGTCTAAATAGAcaattttattagattttaaaattttatagctCTTAGTGGTTCAAGATTTAAATGGAACATGTTTAAACTGAGCGAATTTACTTATTTTAGCATCTCTAACCAAGCATTTGATACATTTGTATTGcattttcataatataagtcATCTCACGCTTTTAAAGCGcatatcaaaatctagtttattctCTTATAACTGAagtaaaaaacaatatttacctatttttaagtgatttcttacatttttattgattttttaactaattttaacTATTTCATTATtggtttttcaaaatatttcgacattatttattacaaaaatacaaaacagaACTTATCTATTCTAAATGTTTTATTACAGCTTTTACATTCTTTTTCTAACTATTTCATTAACTGTACTTATGATAATGATCCAACATCATTTATTTGTTGTTACCCATAATAAGTTCACAAATTTGAATCAAATTGCTTTATTCGTGACGAGAACTCAAACCAgttaacaaataattttttattttgtttacataatCATTAGACGAGGGCACCCATGTATCCGCTCGGGTACGGATCGAGTTTTTTGAGTACctctttttttagttttaaaattaaactctgtctaaatattataaatttttgaaccTAAAAGATATCCAAATAACTTGTATGGTTataaatatcattaaataatttatttaaaaaaactaaaaattaacatcTGGTCAAGGTGTAGTTTAATTGTTATGTAGTTAGTTCATTAGCTTCAACCAATAACATGAATGCGTAAATGTAAGGCTAAGAGATACCAAATACAGCAAAAAGCAAGACAAAATATTGTTTCTATATCAAAGATATACATAATTGTGATATCGTGGCACAAGGAATGATAACTTTCGGTTATCGTGACCTCGTAGTCAAATACTCAAATAGGtatcaaacattttaatataaggGAATCTCAACTATAcaaacgttaaaaaaaaaaaaaacctttttcgTCTTTCCCCCGAGGTACTATGGGACACACCTGTATGTTGCAAAAAACCTCCGACGAATAACCACCACACACACATACGTAAATGTTTTAACTCGCACTCCAAAAAGCTTCACTTTCacaataggaaaaaaaaattcatatcatATTGTGAGCCCTACTTCCACTTCCTCCGCCGTATGACGCCGCTCCAATGGTGGTCAAACAATGCTCAACAGAATCATTTTTCATCACATGTCTATTAGAAAACTTGTCGACGATTCTCTTTGTTGGTCTCGCTACAAGATTCTCCCAAGCCTCGTCTGCTTCTTCTTCATTATGTTTCAAGAACACTTCCGTGGCGTCCACATGGTGCATACACGGCTTCCACTTCTTGCTCAGGCGTTGAATCTTTTGTAACTGTCGACAAGCTAATATCTCTGTGTTCTGTTTGATCTTTCTAACCGCTACGTCAAGCATCTTTCTTTGTGTGGCACGGTCCACTAGAGATTCGTACCGTAAGTACTCGTGAAGCTCGGGGACTCCGATAGCTCGTCGTATCCCGACAGAATAATCCGCTTTGGGATCATATACTTGTCTTACTTCATCTAGTAATCCTGCTTCCATCATGCGATCGACACGTTTTGAGACGAAAGCGTTAAGAACTGGTAAGGAAACGTCGACCCAAATGAAACAACATTCGTAGTTGTTTAACAATAGTCCAGACGAATGGTTCGCAAGGGCTTCGATGTATGAGTTTGATCCACCGGCTACTATAGGAAGCTTGTTGTTAGCTGAGAGTGTTGAGATCTCTTGTGACGCAAGGAGAGTGAAGTCGGTGGCCGTTAGGTTTCCATCTTCCGAGTCAAATACCCCGAGCAAGTGGTGAGGCACGCCTCGACATTCTTGAGGTGTCACTTTATTTGTAAGGACGTCGAGGCCCTTGTAAACTTGGATCTTGTCGGAGTTTATGATCTCTGTTTGAAACCGTGTTGCAAGGTCGATGGCGAGACGAGACTTGCCGGATCCAGTGGCTCCCATTACGAAGACGACTTTTTCGCGAGGATGGAGGAAAGAGTTGACGTTGACAATGGATGGTTTGTTTTTGAAGCTCAAGATTGGTTGTACCTGCTTCGGTGCTGAGATTGAGAATTTCATGATGAATTGACTTTTTGCTGGgcgaaaaaaatatatatttttgttggttTGTCCTTTTGTAAGACCGCCTCAACTTAAAATCTAGAATTCCTAAACTTTATGCTTCGAAAGATCAGAGCCTTGAGAGAGTGTGTGAGAGAAAATTGTGAAATGTAGAAAATGATTTAcatgtttttaagttttgagGTACAAGGAGACTTATATATACCCTTATGACcttttaaaaatagatttaaaggccccatctataaaaaaaatcggcctaataaattttttttttttagaaatctgATGGTAATTTgacaaaaactaaacaaaaatacCATAAGGGAAAACAAAACATCAATTATTTCGTGTATAGAAACTATTTACCATAAAATAAATGCATTTTAAGCATAAGATTAAAAATAACATcaatatatttagaaattttaaaaaataaagatagatTTCACTGtaagtaaaaataaactataaataaattattttcatttatatacaatttatataaattaatcattaattgatattaaaaacatattattacaTAAATTTTTATCTTATCATCTCATACAAATTGTGTCATATTTTACACATGCCTAATTCACGACCtaagaaatttattaatttatcatttatatttatttaaagtatattaatttattgagtttctactatatttacaaaatataggTTTGGATATATACCATTAATCCCATTCTCATGTAAGTTAGTGCTAgtatctaatatttttaaaatgaaatttatattttcaaatgtaatattttttttaatcatatcaagaacttataaaatatcaaaacatagtTACATAATCATTACAGAAAATACTAATTATTCTTGTACACAAATCATTACACATTAACttgaataagaaaataattaatgtacattttgtttcattttttcgTCCGGTCCAGTCTTGAACATTTTGCATATGTTCCTTCTATGAATGCGGTTTGTGTTCTATTCAGATCCAATACACAGACCACACATAGAACTGGAAGTAAGattgaaatatatattgatatatccattagtacacatatatTCAGGCGAATGTATGTCACCatgtttctttctcttctctttttttttctttctggggACTGGGGGCATATGTAAACTTAAATGAGAGATAAttagagaaaaaataaatttgcttttgttattattataaaCACACAAGAAAGACGGTGTTATTTATCTTCCGCCATAATTTGGAGGCTTACGTCATATCGGACGCAAAGCTGTTTCCAAGCTACAGTGG comes from the Brassica rapa cultivar Chiifu-401-42 chromosome A01, CAAS_Brap_v3.01, whole genome shotgun sequence genome and includes:
- the LOC117127968 gene encoding adenylate isopentenyltransferase 7, mitochondrial-like, producing the protein MKFSISAPKQVQPILSFKNKPSIVNVNSFLHPREKVVFVMGATGSGKSRLAIDLATRFQTEIINSDKIQVYKGLDVLTNKVTPQECRGVPHHLLGVFDSEDGNLTATDFTLLASQEISTLSANNKLPIVAGGSNSYIEALANHSSGLLLNNYECCFIWVDVSLPVLNAFVSKRVDRMMEAGLLDEVRQVYDPKADYSVGIRRAIGVPELHEYLRYESLVDRATQRKMLDVAVRKIKQNTEILACRQLQKIQRLSKKWKPCMHHVDATEVFLKHNEEEADEAWENLVARPTKRIVDKFSNRHVMKNDSVEHCLTTIGAASYGGGSGSRAHNMI